The Ipomoea triloba cultivar NCNSP0323 chromosome 14, ASM357664v1 region catttgagtattaaaaaatagaagtCATTAATCCACACACATATGACATGCCCATATTGCatacaacattaataaatatgtaaattttataaTGGCTTCTAAGTATTGGTTtagatgataaaaaaaaaagggggtaaaatctataaatatttgtaatataaaacttttataaactattacaaaatttacaaaaagTTTGAAGATGCcctataaaagtttaaaatttgtaaaaatatattattttaagcaTTTATAAAGATCTACAATATTCTTAATTGAATAATGAATAGACTCCTAATAAGAAGTTTATTTGCGGGTTGTCTAGTTTAATTTGTGGACtattaaacaaaagtaaagttTACTCAATACACATTCTTAAATAGTAGTTGTTGGTTTTCTTCGccatctaaaaaaatatttgaatttaattccAAATTCATtacaagtaaaataaaatagacaaagtaagaaaacatattatatatctatatgttATTAATGGTATACAGTAAAATATACAAAAGTAAGTGAAGGTTATTAATGGCATACAGTAAAATGTACAGAGTATCTAATTTTTATGGAGAAAATTTATTGctcatttactttttttgtttttctttaaatgGAAAGAGAGATAAATTTTCATCATTTCAATTGATTCAGCAAAAAGAAAACATGGTACTTCTTAAATGATTACCAAAATTCTTACAcccatttcattttgaaaataaaaaatgcatgaAGGATAaagatataatttttcttttaaaaacatAGTACACTTCTTATGAAAGATATCACACTATTTTGATTCATCTATCTAAAATGATTAATAACTATAGAATAAGAAAAAAGATCAATTTTAGAGTGAAGGGTCCGTCTTATAATCCTAACCAGCAAAAGTCAATGGTtataaaataagaagaagaagaaaaaaaaaagattagatcAGGCGGGAAACCCATCTTGTTACCTTAAGTGACAAAGGTTAGGTTGCTCAAagccaattgttatactatggattgggattcatattgtattgtgaaCTCTGGTCTaagaattatgtgtctgtagaTAACAATTGATGTACCTATAAACAATTTGAAGgcatataatatggtaattacagacacataacatgataactaaagatacataaattgttaattatatgaacaaaatatgttaattgcatacacataagatgttggttaacatgttatgtgtctgcagttaacatattttgtacctgtaagttaacagtttatgtgtttgtaattatcatgttatgtgtaaTAATTAACTGCAGTTACATAATGTGAagattatttttggaccagCGTTCACAGTGTAAGATAGATCTTAGTCCATAGTATAACTTACCGTTCAAAACTGACCaactcaaactaataaagttaTAGATAACTTTCAAGGAGAGTTGAACTTATAACCTTTACCAATATAACTGACTGAGTGACTTAGTTGGGATTGGTTATAAGTAAACGAAGATACTTAAACTTATCTATCGTGACTGAAAATTTCCTAATGAATAAATCTATGTAAGGATTGgtgtattaattaattgagcatTGAAATTCGGAGGGAGGGTAAGAATATTAACTAcgagaaataaataaaaggctTTACTTGGAAGCAAGCAGAAGCAGGTGCAGTTAGACAGGAACTGTTCCTCCCCACACCCCCACCCCAGGTTGATGTGTCTCAGCTGTAGATGGGTGACCCGGGATGAAATATAATTTTCGTATTAAAAGATTACAAGTTTGAATGTTTGATTTTTACAAACGTTTTTTAGATTGAATTGGATGAACAATGTATTTCTAGTACGGTTTATCTCTCTGGTGTAATTTGTAAGTTATTACACATGAGTGAGTTTTACTTAGTACTAAATAACATCATATAGTGGCGGAGAATTTATCTTCTTATTTTactaaaagagaaaaaattatttcaattttgaatatattacaataattagagaataaacaatataataaaaatatattaaattgtgCATAATATATTCGACCTCTACTAGATAATATGCGTACTTAACCATCTATTCTAACCCGTCTATTAGTAATTTTTTCTATCTTACTTAATTATATGTAAACATTTACTCtacgtacatatatacacaaagGGGTCCATATATATAATGGGGTGGGGAGACTGCACCCATTGTCCCCACACTAGATCTGTCCTCGTTTGTTACTGTCAAGTATCTTGTAGTCTGATGACATTACTGTTACCAATTCAAACGAAATGTCACAGGTTTGGTCCATTCCAATCAAGGATGATTTCATAATTATGTTGAGCAAATATATATGTTAGATTgtagtttaaaaaatacatttactccgtattattctTTAATCTTATTTGATGTATCTGATTCtattaaagaaattatttataattttaaaataagaataacgtagtaaagaaaaatacaagtggccatattacattgtagtatttgttcatttaCTATTTCTCAATCTGGTGatgtacaaagagtcaattcgcCTCCAGTAaaactcaatctcatgacctcccatccatatgagagagtcactacatgtcatttgagcacaagatGCTTGACAAATTACCCTATCTTTTAGTCttgtatgtttttcttttttctccctACATGTTAGTTTCTATTTTCttgcaaaaattcaaaaaaaaaaaaaaaaaaaaaactattaccAATGTTGTTTGCTTTAATAAGGAGATTGGTGCCCTCGCCGCTTACTCGTCTCTGCAAGCAGTTGGCCTCTCTGCTGCTGCTCTGATAGCAGCAGATCAGAAACCCATATATATGCATAACGTATTACTTACGGCTGCTTTCATGGCAACTTGCATACCACTCATATCAATTCGcctttatctttatatatattctcaGAATACATGGTGCCTAGAATCCATAGCTTTTAATATTTGTCTTTTTTCCTTGAATTAGAAATCAACCCGCACTTTTTCCTATGAATTATATGCTTCTAGtgttttattcttgttttattcatgtattcatattttttttgttagtacTACCGACTTTATTACAatatgtagtatttatttataactaGGCTATTAACTTATTGAAgtacaaaaaaaatcaataccgTCTCCACTAAAACTCAAACTCAGCCTCTacgtgtcactagaccacaaggtcatggccatattaatttttttattttaaaaagagtttattaccaaaatggtccctcgactattacgaaattaccaatttggtcctcaacaatttttcgtgaccaattaagtccctcgactttgaaaaatttaaccaatttggtcctccgtttatttttccgttaaacatctgttaaatcgagaccaaattggtaatttttctatagtcaagggaccaaattgttaattaatttttcactgaaatggtcccttgactatagcaaaattaccaatttggtcctaatttaacggatgtttaacagcaaaataaacggaggatcaaattggttaaaattttcaaagtcaagggacttaattgagcacgaaaaattgtcgaggaccaaattggtaatttcgcaatagtcgagggaccatttcagtaataaactctttttaaaattttaaaattgacaaaTTTTCTCCTCCCAGTTAAATAGGCTTTTGGATTGTTAAAAATAAAGGCAGAATAggtatttcatttgtttttattctcaaacaaattattgtttatatgtgatATAACCGTTACAAACGCGAAAAAAACAAACagtatttacaaatattataattataattttaacctaattttatcaacaaaattaaGACTTAAACACAATTAATTCATTGTTGCTAAATTTGTGTTTTAGTCTTAATTTTGTTACtatcatgaatttaaaattataattataatatttgtacatgattttttttacatttgttCTTATTcctacatataagcaataatttgtcgGGAATGAAAAGGGACTTGAAATAACTATTTTGttcttatttaaaataattgagagggacaaatgtaaatatatgaataatttagaagaaaaaaaaatgctataagtgtatatataattcaaaaggagaaaaagaaccatgcattattcatttattcctaaaaggtttgttttttctttcgaGAAACAAACATTTACAGATCCACTGCTTGTTCAGTATGACACTACGACAGAGTAGTTCGATACACAATAAATACAAACATTATCTGTCACGGTAGTTGGTATAACATTGATGgattatacaaaaattttgtactctTCTCCACATCtcatttgtatatttaataaattagattttaccataatttaccatgatttacatcctcctaaATGGTCTGTCTAATTAATTAGAGTACGAAGACTCTTGAGTTTGGAGATTTaaatttttgggaagaaagaataaATTAGATTTTAGTCTAACtagttataatttaattatattgtttgtaaTACTTAGTTTAGTACTCATATTagctaataatatttatatatcgATGAATTTTTCTATAGTGTCAATTGACACTGACAccgataataataatagataaaACATAACATAGTATATTTGTTTGTATATGATATTGATGCTCAGTTGCTCACAATACTTAATTGGTTCAacaaaaatgagttaatacatTCAATGGTCCTCAGAGTATTAGGGTTTTACCAGTTGTGGTTCTTCGAATTTAAAATGACCTTcaatggtcctccaagtttaaaaaataaccacccaTGACCCTTATTCTTAAAATAACATGAGTTTAAAATTACCACAAGACCACgagtgattattttttaaaagtagaaGGTCATTTTAAATTCGAGGGACCACAACCGGTAAAACCTTAATATTCAGACTATTagaggtattaactcaaaaaaatgatatatttggCATTATCAGCAACTAACATTGCCTATTGTAGACAACTccacattttatatattttgaaattatatttaaaggttttaTTAAATAGAGAAATTGATTGtcgaaattaaaatgaaatgttaattaaagaaaaataaatcaagaaataaaagttTGTTTGACTAGCGAGTAGAGGTAAAATAAGATAGGCgcagtaatttttaattttacttttgtcCATAAAATTTATTACTCTCATCATTTGTAGGTGTAACTAATAGAGTATGCTGCTATCGCTTTCATCCCATGGAGCTAGGGTTTGAAAAGGATGAAAGTGTCACCTAAAGAATctctttcaaataatattagGTTTAAGATTGAGAGATGATGGTTTAAAtgaaaactaaataaatttgtaaGAAATAGTGACAATAAAAACAGATCGAGATTAAGATGttgagtattatatatatatataaacataaatgtgcagtttaactataaatttttagttgaaacgGAACAcatcttttaatatattatcagAATAAATCCCATGTATAAGGTCATGTTTCATAAATGTGCAGTTTAACTACCAGCTTAGACGAgtggtagattttttttttattttttttttgaatactattgactctgttataatgtagtatctgttcatacatactttctcaacctactgaagcacaacgagccaCGCCCCCACTGGGGATCAAACATGTGACCTCTCTTGACCACaagccctaaaccctaaaccctagacGAGTGGAAGATAAAAACCAaccatttcatttttattctaaaGTATTAAAATTGAGCAAACAAGCATTGGAACAAAGAATCATTACTATTCTAAACTTGAAAAGATGCGAACGAAAATGCTCCCTTAGCAGTGATCTCCCCCTCTCATGTCCttatcatatatatgtatgtatgtataaatcagtcaattataagtattatataatttgaataaaaataaaaaagcatcaTCATATATACTGATATACCATCTTTGTGTTTAAGATATACAGACAAATAATACTATGAAAATTCGGGTGAGAGATCATGCACAACATATATATCCTGCTTTCTTGGTTATTGTCATATGCTGTTTCATAATATATAGAATCTAATAATTTGgaacccttaaaaaaaaaaaaaaaaccttctgaGGTTACGTTATTCTGTAAAATTAAAGATCTTGGTCTAAAATGTAAAAAGAAAAGGTGTAAATCCACCATGAGAAGCCTATAATTGACTATGGGCCAATTCTTAGGCCTATGACTTGAAATTAAGGCTGTCAAAATGGATCGAAACCCGCAGATCAACCCTAAACTGTGCGCATGAGACATGTTAGGGTTGCATAATTATAGCCCGCAAACTTCGCGAGTTGGCCcgcgaataaaaaaaaaagttcgcgGTGAAACGGGTCGCTCCGCATCAACACCTCTACttgaaatcaatataatcaagattaaatataattattgaatattgaAAAACTAGCAAACAACTcgggagaaaaaaaaacttactcaAGTCTAGTAATAAAAATACATGTACAGTACATATAATGATCTTAAAACAGTGATTTATAAACTAACATCAACTTTTGTATGTAGttcaaaagtgacatttaactGAATTActattaatttgattattacaTGAATTTAAgcatcttatattatatatatgttcatgaaTAAAATTCATAGGTGGAAGAATCAGCAACTATATTCCTTAATCCACCAACTGTTGATGCCACCATCATGAACACTCCAATTACTATACATGCCTGTCCAATTAATTCATCCAAAATATTTGTCAACATTATTCAATCACTAACAATACAATATGCACACATTTATTAACAAAGACTTACACTTATTTTTTGGGGTGATAAAGGAAACCCTCAGTCACTATCCGATGGTGTGTATTGGGTAAATCACGTATTGTGATCTTAGCGGGCAAAAGACTACATGGTGGTAAACCAATCTAGATTGTCTATAGTTGACTGACTCAAAACAAGGGGGTCGggatttgttttattattagaCTGAATTTTTTTGGGCTGTAAAAAGGTTATTGGGCTGGGATGTTTCATTTGGGTCTTGAAATTGTTTTTTTGGGCAGTCTAGTGTTGTTGGATCAATGAAAATTGGAAAGTAATGGTGATTGTTGTTAATATGTAATTtgattttattgtattttgtttatttgttagACTTTCAAAGTTAAATAGTGAATTATTTACTGTTGTAGAATAAAATCCTTTTACCAATATCAAGAAACGGAAAAGTTTACAATTGACATCAGTATTTTTGTATTGCGTATAATTCAAAAAGTTTTAGAATTTGTATAAGATATAATATGAGGATAATGTGGTGACAATCTTCTCATTATACTTAGTACAAACTCTAAAActttttgcattcattttttattgtatATGGTGCTAATTGGtaccttaataataataataataataataataataataataataataataatataatggaaatgtcacttttaatcATTTAGTTATGATTGTTGTGTAAGTTTAGTCCATCAGTTGATTGCAGTGCAAATCTTGTCTCTTAGTTATTGTCAAAGTGATGAATTTACCGAAACAATTACTTTATTAAGTGGCATATTGATGGCAGATTTAGTTcttgaaaaatcaaattagCCACTTTGATAATGATGACAAAAAGACTAAATCTACACTTCAagtaattgaaaattaaaattaaatcgtCATAACTGAGTGACTAAATGTACTATTTTCAATTGTGGATTAAATGGAGATTAAGAACTTGAACTTACCCAATTTATGCACCATGAAATGCTCAATCTCTTTGGTTTCATGATCTTTAGCCAAATTATGCTAGGAAGCTGCAACATTtgtcaacaaaaataaaagataaaaaaaagttTCTAAGTTGTtttattagtgtttttttttttttctgttttcttttggTTGAATCTTATTCAATGAGATTACAAGTTACTTGGCATGTATATAGAATTAGTTACATActgaaaatattaaatttattgaaGGATTGAAAAGTTTGACTTACAAAGTAAGAAGTGGGAGCAAAGCCAAATCCACCAAAGAAGCCAAGAAGATCTCCAAAGAAAGGAAAAGTTACACCAACAAACAAAGTGAAGGCTGCACATTAAAGTTTAGAGCTTTTACTAAATAATTAACTCTATAAATCAAGAGAGCCAATAATATATaccaaatataaattatataaaatcttaataagGCAAAAAAATTTTGCCCTACCAGATTAATGtttaagtttattttcttttttaaagaaaaaaatgttatagtctcatttttgtactaatatattttcaaaactcTCACATTTTTAAATCATATAATGTGTTATTCTTTCTTATTTAttgcatataatataaattcgaacatttattataaaatatgattgCAAGCTATAGTTATAggtgaaaaaaattattgaatatttatatcAGTGAAGCAagaaaattgataataattttttttttgaatactattgactctgttacaataagTTAAATACAGAAGTATCACCAACGTAAGCAGAACGAACGACGAGCCTCAGCGCTAATCCCGGAGGAATGTTCAATCTCTTCACCATTGTTCTCTCCAACATATCAAACACTGGCATTGCATAAACCTGCAAAAAATTTTGGTAGCCAATTAACTTCTCAAGGCCACATTGGTAAAAATATGTCTTATATTatgaaagaaaaatgtaatgaaAATGGGCAATCCCATCGATCCAAATTGATATGACTGTTAACTTAGTAATcaatgttacaagtttaacTTCCCGTTGGAGCAATAATCTATTGGTTTGAACTGATTAACTATGAGCAATCCATTGCCGGCTAATGTCACAAGGTTTTTGTTAGGCTCAAACGTTTACCATTATGTCAAAAACTACCATTAGGAGCAAAGATGCAACTTtagtttatttctttatacatgTGTAGCAGTTATTCGCTATATTTTCGTAATTAAGGTAGGGTACTGGACTTGGTCATATTCAAGGGCTTCTGCCCAATAATATAATCCCCTAGCTACCTAATGTTGAACTTGACATTTCAAACCTACGTACGCTTAATAGGTTTACTCAATGTATACCTTCGTATAGTAGCAAAATGTTTCCCTCGTCATAGCTATATTTCACAAGGTAAGGTGCTGAACTTGATCATATTCAAGGGCCTTGCAATAATCCCCTAGCTACCTAATGCTGAACTTGACCTTTCAAACCAACGTACCCTTAACAAGTTTACTCAATTAATGTACACCTTCTTATCGTAGCAACATGTTTCCCTCGTCATAGCTTTCTTAAGGTAATTAAGGTGCTGGATTTGATCATATTCAGGGTCGTGTGCCTAATAATCCCCTACTTGCTACCTAATGCTGAACTTGATCTTTCAAACTTACGTAGGCTTAACAAATTTACTCAATCTACACCTTCATATAATAGCAACAtgtttccctcgtcactcaaaacAATTAAAAGAGGTACCTGATAGCTACCGATGACATGGATGACTACCATCAAGTTAGCAGCAGCAATGAGCCAAGAAGGCTTCTGGAGTGTCACCAGCACGTTGTCGTCAACATCATGCCCAAATGCCCAGTACCCGATGAAGGCCACCGGAAAGTAGCAAATTGCGTTCACAATATACGCGCCCACGGCGCCCTTCCACATCGGAACTCTCGACGGCCTCTCCGGCGTCGACGGAATCGTGGCCTGAATCTCCAGCGCCACCGCGTGGCCCGCGTACGCAAACGTGATCTGCCCCAAGGCGTTGGCCACGCGGAACATGGCGTCGGCGGTGCTTCTTTTCTTGTAGGCGTAGCTCACGTTTGGGATCCGACCTCGGCCTAGACATGCCACCCATGCTATTGTCGAATAGCTAGGATGTTTTTGAATGTGACAAAATatgttagtaaattaaagagcaaatattaattttggtagcactagtattattaaaatgacaattttgatctACATGTTTAATTcataccaattttcatccacaatTATTGTTTTACTACCAATTTTCATCAataacta contains the following coding sequences:
- the LOC116005022 gene encoding lysine histidine transporter-like 6 yields the protein MVSGSPSPTPKAVPSDELRKGENNGPPREAKWWYSTFHTVTAMVGAGVLSLPYAMAYLGWGPGTLMMVLSWCITLNTMWQMIQLHECVPGVRFDRYYDLGRHAFGERLGPWIVLPQQLIVQVGCDIVYMVTGGKCLKKFMELACTNCAPIRQSYWICIFGAIHFFLSQLPNFNSVSAVSLAAAIMSLSYSTIAWVACLGRGRIPNVSYAYKKRSTADAMFRVANALGQITFAYAGHAVALEIQATIPSTPERPSRVPMWKGAVGAYIVNAICYFPVAFIGYWAFGHDVDDNVLVTLQKPSWLIAAANLMVVIHVIGSYQVYAMPVFDMLERTMVKRLNIPPGLALRLVVRSAYVAFTLFVGVTFPFFGDLLGFFGGFGFAPTSYFLPSIIWLKIMKPKRLSISWCINWACIVIGVFMMVASTVGGLRNIVADSSTYEFYS